GGCAGCTGATCACGGAGTTTATTTTGGATTTGAAGGAACGGTCATGAGCGGGACACCTGCCTTACGTATGCCAAAGATTGCGCTTGCTGGAAATGAAATCACCGAGATTAAAGGAATTCTAAATGGTACGACCAATTACATTTTGACAGAAATGGAAAAAGGGCATTCTTATGAAGAAGCCTTAAGCGAAGCTCAAAAGCTTGGTTATGCCGAAGCTGATCCTACAAGTGATGTGGAAGGGTTTGATGCCCGCTATAAAACCGCCATCTTAGCCAATTATATAATGGGCGTTCCTCTTTCTCATACTGAAGTGGAATGTGCCGGAATTACCAACTTAACTGTAGATGACGTGCAGCAGGCTCTTAAAGAAGGGGCGAAATGGAAGTTGCTGTCCAGAGTCACGCTTAGTAATGGTCAAGTGTCAGCAAGTGTAAAACCAGAGAAATTGGCGGCTGATGATCCACTCGCTGCGGTAACAGGGTCAACCAATGCCATTCTTTATGACTGTGATTTAGCAGGACCGATTATGCTCACAGGGGCTGGAGCAGGGCTGAAAGAAACCGGTTATTCCCTGCTTATTGATTTGATTCATTTTCAGAAGCAGAACAGCTTTGCGAAAATCTGAGGAGGGGTCTTATGCATACAAAAGTAAAAGCCGTTAAAATGTTGCTGGCTGGAAAATGGGTACATGCTGAAGATACGTTCGAAGTGTGTAATCCTCAGAATAACCAGCCGATTGCAACGGTTCCTTTGGCCTCAAAGAAAGAGATGATTACGGCTATAGAAAAAGCAGATGAGGCTTTTCGCAATACCGAAGTATGGCCGACTCATGAACGCATTAAGGTGTTGAATAAAGTAGCCGCTTATATGAAGGAGCATGCAGAGACTTTTGCCCAAACCATTGCCTCCGAAGGAAGCAAGACGATTAATGAAGCACGCGGAGAAGTTAAAAGAGCAGCACAAACCATTCAAATCAGTGCAGAAGAAGCAAGAAGGCTGAATGGTGAAACCATTAATTTTGACCAGAATGAAGGAAGTGAAAATAGAGTAGGGTATCATTACAGATTTCCTGTAGGTGTTATAGGGGCAATCACCCCTTTTAACGACCCGCTCAACCTAGTGGCTCACAAAATAGGTCCGGCTATCGCAGCTGGTAATGCGATTGTTGTAAAACCAGCTTCGGTTACACCGTTGAGTGCCTTATTGCTGGCAGAAGCTTTTGTTGAAGCAGGTCTGCCCGAAGGATTTTTGTCAGTAATTACAGGTTCGGGAAGAGAAATTGGGGAAGAACTCGTCACTCATCCAGCTGTTCAAGTCATTTCTTTTACCGGCGGACCAAATGCAGGGGAAAAAATCACTCAAAAGGCCGGAACGAAAAAAGTGAGTATGGAACTGGGATCAAATTCCCCAGTGATCGTATTAAAAGACGCGGACCTTCACGATGCTGTGCAATCTTGTGTGTCAGGAGCCTTTTCAGCTGTAGGGCAGAATTGTATTGGAGTACAGCGGATTTATGTTGAAGAAGAGCTTTATTCTTCCTTTCTGGATACGTTTGTCAGCCGCACGGAAGAATTAAATGTTGGAGATAAGATGGATGAATTGACTGATATCGGGCCGATGATTAATGAAACAGAAGCCGAACGGGTGGAAGAATGGGTGGAAGAAGCCGTTTCAACCGGTGCAAAAGTTGAAACTGGTGGAAAACGGAGCGGTGCCTTTTATTCCCCTACTGTATTAACGGGTGTAGCGGAAACTGCAAAAATTTCAAAAGAAGAAATTTTTGGACCGGTCGTATTAATTGAATCCGTATCTGACTTGAGAGAGGCCGTCCAAAAATCAAATAACGTCGATTACGGATTGCAGGCGGGGATTTTTACAGCTGACATCAATCATGCTTTCTATGCCATTAAGCATATGGATGTTGGAGGCATTATGATTAATGACAGCAGTGATTATCGGATTGATGCGATGCCTTTCGGTGGTACGAAACGGTCGGGTATCGGCAGAGAAGGTATCCAATATGCCATGAATACGATGACAGAGCAAAAAGTCGTATGCTTCCGATTACAAGAAAATATGCTGTAACCAATGGGACGCTTCGGCGTCCTTTCTTATTGGAAACAAAGCTAGATATTTACATCCTGACTTTTTTCGTGAAAAATTGGAAAGATCCTTATAGGATAAGTTCGTCACGAAAGTAAATATTAAATGTGATGAATTCCTAAGGAGGAAGTACAACATGAAAAAAGGACTATTTTCGATCCTTTCCTTAGTGTTTATGGTAAGTGTCTTAGCAGCTTGTAACACCAATGAAGGTGCTATGGATCGTGGAAAATACGATTATAATCAAGTCAACTATGGACCTCAAAACCAAGGAAAGCCAGGTCAGTACAGTGATCGCCAGCAGGGGTATATTCAGCGGATTATCCCTGGGCAGAATCGTTTTGATGCAAACATTCCATATGAAGGATTAAATCCTAATGGAACGACTCAAACGCCGAACCAGTTTGATCAAGCGGAGCAATATGATAAAAATGGTGACCAAGTCAATACAAATGAAAACCGTGTCGATCAAGTCAATGGTGCTTTTCAAGAGCAAGTTGTCCAATTAACGAACAAAGCTCGTAAAAAACAAGGGCTTGACCCATTAAAAATTGATCCGGAAGTCGCTAAAGTAGCCCAAAAGAAAACAGATGATATGGCTAAGAAGAATTATTTCTCCCATACGTCTCCGACTTACGGTTCACCATTCCAAATGCTAAAACAATTTGGAGTCGATTATCGTACAGCTGCGGAAAATATCGCTGCAGGACAGCAGACACCAGATCAAGTAGTAAAAGGCTGGCTGAACAGCCCGGGACACCGTAAAAATATCATGAATAAAAACTTAACCCATATTGGAGTAGGTTATTCCGAAGATGGTTCATACTGGTCCCAAATGTTTATAGGCAAATAAAAAGCAGGGCGCATGTTGCGTCTTGCTTTTCTATCTTAAAATTCATGAGCTGAGAAAAAATGAGAAACATAAGAAAGGCGCATTTGGAAGGGGAGTATGGTTATGAAGCCGATGAAAGTAATCCTAGTTATACTTATGATCACCCAATTGTTAACTCCCTTTTCAGCGGAAGCTAAAGAAGGAGGTCATCTTGTTGCGATCGGCGATTCAATTCCTTATGGATATAATTTAACTGTGGATAATAAAATGCCTTCAGGTGCGGCGTTTCCCTACTTAATAGGTAACAAAGCTGGACTTGAAGTGACAAACCTAGGAATACCCGGTCTTACTTCTAAAGAATTGCTCCAAGCGGTAAAAACAAATAAGGTTTTCCGTGAAACCATTAGAGACGCAGACTACGTGCTCGTATATATTGGAGGAAATGATTTACTTAATGTAGTCAAAAAGAACAAAGGCTTAAAAAATGTAACGGTTGAAGAAATTGCTCCAGTCATCAGAGACTTACTTTTTAATGTATACGGCACGATTTTGACCCTCGATAAACTCACGGATGCCAAAATCATTGTATACAACATATACAATCCATATCCTGCTGCGGGAGATAAGTTAAATACGCCGTTAAGCTACATCAACAAGCAGTATGCCTCTTTAGTTGAATTATTAAGTCATTTTACTGAAGTAAAGCTTGTGAACGCATATAAGGCTTTTAAAGGTCATCCGGAATATATTCTCCCTAAAGATGTGCACCCAACATCGGAAGGGCA
This Halobacillus salinarum DNA region includes the following protein-coding sequences:
- a CDS encoding homoserine dehydrogenase; amino-acid sequence: MAAKIAFIGFGGVGQALAEILEERREDLNNKHGLETVVVAVADMKKGAVYDPGGLEITELLRCVREEGSVEAYSDGAHTVKGMTSLETIEKTNADIIVEVTFTDVKTGEPAISHCRTAFKHQKSVITTNKGPIALAYQELAEMAADHGVYFGFEGTVMSGTPALRMPKIALAGNEITEIKGILNGTTNYILTEMEKGHSYEEALSEAQKLGYAEADPTSDVEGFDARYKTAILANYIMGVPLSHTEVECAGITNLTVDDVQQALKEGAKWKLLSRVTLSNGQVSASVKPEKLAADDPLAAVTGSTNAILYDCDLAGPIMLTGAGAGLKETGYSLLIDLIHFQKQNSFAKI
- a CDS encoding aldehyde dehydrogenase family protein, with protein sequence MHTKVKAVKMLLAGKWVHAEDTFEVCNPQNNQPIATVPLASKKEMITAIEKADEAFRNTEVWPTHERIKVLNKVAAYMKEHAETFAQTIASEGSKTINEARGEVKRAAQTIQISAEEARRLNGETINFDQNEGSENRVGYHYRFPVGVIGAITPFNDPLNLVAHKIGPAIAAGNAIVVKPASVTPLSALLLAEAFVEAGLPEGFLSVITGSGREIGEELVTHPAVQVISFTGGPNAGEKITQKAGTKKVSMELGSNSPVIVLKDADLHDAVQSCVSGAFSAVGQNCIGVQRIYVEEELYSSFLDTFVSRTEELNVGDKMDELTDIGPMINETEAERVEEWVEEAVSTGAKVETGGKRSGAFYSPTVLTGVAETAKISKEEIFGPVVLIESVSDLREAVQKSNNVDYGLQAGIFTADINHAFYAIKHMDVGGIMINDSSDYRIDAMPFGGTKRSGIGREGIQYAMNTMTEQKVVCFRLQENML
- a CDS encoding CAP domain-containing protein — protein: MKKGLFSILSLVFMVSVLAACNTNEGAMDRGKYDYNQVNYGPQNQGKPGQYSDRQQGYIQRIIPGQNRFDANIPYEGLNPNGTTQTPNQFDQAEQYDKNGDQVNTNENRVDQVNGAFQEQVVQLTNKARKKQGLDPLKIDPEVAKVAQKKTDDMAKKNYFSHTSPTYGSPFQMLKQFGVDYRTAAENIAAGQQTPDQVVKGWLNSPGHRKNIMNKNLTHIGVGYSEDGSYWSQMFIGK
- a CDS encoding GDSL-type esterase/lipase family protein, whose protein sequence is MKPMKVILVILMITQLLTPFSAEAKEGGHLVAIGDSIPYGYNLTVDNKMPSGAAFPYLIGNKAGLEVTNLGIPGLTSKELLQAVKTNKVFRETIRDADYVLVYIGGNDLLNVVKKNKGLKNVTVEEIAPVIRDLLFNVYGTILTLDKLTDAKIIVYNIYNPYPAAGDKLNTPLSYINKQYASLVELLSHFTEVKLVNAYKAFKGHPEYILPKDVHPTSEGQKVLARIGLRALHS